The window TGCGGCGCGGGCGCCATCGTCGGCGCGGCGGGGCCGCGTCCGCCCCGGTCGCCCGGCGCGGAGACCGCGACCACAGGCGGGGCCCCGGGCGAGAGCACGGACGAGGCCACGAGCGTCCTCTCCGGGCCGCAGGAGTACGTGGACGCCAGGGCGGCGGCCATGGCGCTGACCTTCGACGACGGCCCCGGCCCCTACGCCACGGCCGAACTCCTCACCGTCCTCCGGCAGTACGGTGTCACCGCGACCTTCTTCATGATCGGCGCCAACGTCGAGAAGTACCCCCGTCTGGCCCGCCGAGTCGCCGAGGAGGGCCACGTCCTGGGCAACCACACCTGGTCCCATCCCCGCCTCGACGATCTGTCCGAGCCGCAGATCCGGGCGGAGATCGAGCGCACCACCGAGCTCGTCGTCGGCGTCACCGGCCGACGGCCGACGCTGTTCCGGGCCCCCGGCGGCCACTTCACCCCGGCCACCATGGCCGTCTGCGCGGACCTCGGACTGCGGCCGGTCTCCTGGTCGGTGGACCCGGAGGACTGGTCGAACCCCGGTGCCGACGTCATCGTGGACCGGGTGCTCGCCGAGGCCCGGACCGGTTCGATCGTCCTCAACCACGACGGCTGCCTCACCCCCGAGTTCCTGCCCGCCCGGGGCGGGCCGGCCGACCGCTCGCAGACCGTCGCCGCCGTCCGGCACTACCTGCCCCGGCTCGTCGACGCCGGGTACCGGTTCACCGTCCCGACTGCCTGACCGGCGGCCGTCACCCGGACTCCGCCGTGGGCGGGACGACGCGCACGTCGCTCGACCGCACGAAGGCGAGCCGGTGGTCGAAGCGGATCGCGTAGTAGGTGTCGCGGCCGACCACCAGGATCCGGCTGTCGGGCGTGTCGGTACGGATCGTCCGCTGCTGGAAGAAGTCGGCCGGCCGGGGTGACTCGTCCGCCGCGACGTACACCTGGCCCGCCGGGAGGGTGGCCCGCAGGGCGACCACCGGCGGCGGGTCGACGGCCGGGTGGTCGGTGTAGGCGGAGGCCTCCGGATAGGCGCGGCCGTACACCGGGACCGAGGCCGGTCCGGGGCGCGGGGTGAGCAGCGTGCGGCCGGCCGATCCCACGCGGCGGGTGCTCAGGCCCGCGGGATCGGGGAACCAGCACTTCTGCCCGTCGTACCAGATCGCCGTCCAGTCGCCCTCGCGCCCGGCCACCACGTAGCGGGCGCCGGTGACGGCGGTGTCGCTCCAGTCGTCGGGCCTGGTGGACCCGTCGTTGACGAGCGGCGCGTCGGCGGCCGGCCGGGTGCGCAGCAGGACGGCGTTGCGCGCCTGCAGCTCCCGGGCCTGCGGCGGCAGCGGCCCGGTCGCCACGAGCGGCGCGACGACGGCCACCGTGTCACCCGGCCGCGGCGGACCGTCGGCCGGCCCGGGCGGCGCCCCCAGCAGTTCGAAGTAGTGCTCCCAGTCCCAGTACGGGCCCGGGTCCCAGTGCATGTCGGACACCGCCGCCTGGGTCGGCGCCGGGACTTCGTCGTGGCCGATGACGTGCTCGCGGTCCAGCGGCACGGCGAACCGGGCCGCGAGGTGGCGCACCAGCTCCGCGGAGGACCGGTACAACTGCTCGGAGTACCAGGTGGGCCGGTCGGTGGGGAGCGCGAAGCCCTCGTGCTCGATCCCGATGCTGTGCATGTTAACGGTCTTGTTGCCGGAGTGCCAGGCGATGTCGTGCGTGGCCACCAGCTGGGTGACGTGGCCGTCGGAGGCACGGACGAGGTAGTGCGCGCTGGCCTGGGCCCGGGGGTCCTGGAAGTACTCGATCGCCCCGTCGAAGCCGCCCTCGGTGTCGTGCAGCACGAGGGTGCGGATCCGCAGGCCGTCGGCGGGGCGGTCGGCCGGGTTGTAGTTCCCCCATGACGTCGGGTCCGCGGCGTCGGCCAGGGCGTACGCGGCGGGCACGAAGTCGCACCCGAGCTCGTCCGGGCACTCGGCGACCGGCCCGTCGGCCCGGCGCGAAGGCCGCGCCGAAGGCTGCTCGGCGGGCCGGTGCGGCCGGGCGGCGGGCGGCACGAGGTCCGGTTCGGCGGCGAGCCTCACCCGCGCCCCCTCGGAGGTGGTCCGCTCCGCGCCCACGCGCAGGGTCTCGAAGACCCGGTCCGCGAACCGACGGCCCGGCTCGTCCTCACCCGCCCCGCGCCCGAAGCGCGTCACCGCTTCGTACCAGCCGCCGGCACCGTCGCGGACCGGTCCCGGCAGCGCGTTCCGGTATCCCGCCAACAGGGCCGCGCCGCCGCGGAGGTTCTGCAGCGTGTCCCGCTTCACCTCCTCGGCCGGGCGGTGGATCAGGGCGGCCGCCGCACGGAGCGTGTGGAGCGCCGGGGAGTCCGTGACCCGCGGTTTCGCGGCGCCCGCCGCGCCGCGCCGGGCCGGGTGGTCGGCGTTGACGGCGTTGACGGCGTTGACGGCGGCGACGTCGACGTCGGTCAGCCCCAGCACGCCGTGGTTCCCGGTGGTACTCGGCCTGCCCTGGTGGGACTCCCAGCGGCTCTCCTGGTAGGCGAGTGCCAGGAGTACTCCGACCGGCACGCCGAACTCCCGTGCAGCCGAGGTGAATTGCCGCTGCAGGAGGCGCTCCCGCGCGGGCCCGCCGTCGGCGCGGGCGGCGGCCGGACAGACCACGCAGGCCGCGGTGGCCAGGGCGGTCAGCACGGCCGCGCCCCGGCGCCGGGCCGGGCCGCCGGAGCGCGAAGGACGGCCCGGTGGCGCCGGGGCGGCGGACCCTGCCGTGGCCGCCCACCGGCCGGTCGCGATCGCCACCAGCCGCCGGGGGAAGGAGTCGTGGCCCATCGGGCTCAGAGGACCCGGACGCTGTACAGCTCGCCGACGATCTCCTCACCCGGGGTGACGGTCCCGGTCCGACGGGTGCAGTCCGGCCGGTCGTGCAACTCGATGTCGTGACCGGTGAGATTGCGCACGGCGTACGCGGGCGGACCGGGCGACACGAGGGTGCGGCACTCGCCGGGGCGCAGGCCGCTCTCCACGGTCTCCGCCTCGGCCGCTCCGTCCGGCGCGCCGGTGGGGTGCTGCCAGACGAGGGTGCCGGCGACCGCGTCGGCGGAGTCCTGTTCCCTGCTCGCCGGTGCGGTGTCCCAGGGCTGCGGGTGCTCGACGGGGCGGACGGCGGAGGCCCGGTCGCGGTAGGCGCCGCCGGGCACGAGCGTGGCCGGGGCGAAGAGTTCGGGCACGGTGACCAGGGTGTAGCCGGCCCCGCGCAGACGGCGGACGAGCTCGGGCACCACGGCGAGCGTCTCGCGCTGGTTCTCGGTGTCGTGCATCAGGATGACCGACCCCGGTCGCACACCGGCCTCGACCCGGGCGAGGACCTGCGCCGGATCGTGGTGGTCCCAGTCCCGCGTGTCGATGTCCCACAGCACCAGCGGGTGCCCGAACCTGCGGACCTCGGCGCTGAAGGAGCCGTACGGCGGTCGCACCAACTCCGGCCGCTCACCGAGTACTTCGGCGATCGCCTGCTCGCCGCCCGCCAGTTCGGCGCGCACCTGCGCGGGCGTCGACGCCCCGAGACGCGGATGGGTCAGGCTGTGGTTGCCGATCACATGGCCCTCCGCCGCCTCACGCCTCAACCGGTCGGGCCACCACCGCACTTGATCCCCGACGGCGAAGAACGTCGCCTTCACCCGGGCGGCGGCCAGATCGTCGAGCAGCTCCGCCGTCGCCGCGGAGGGCCCGTCGTCGAAGGTCAGCGCCACACAGGCCAGGCGCTCGCAGTCCGGCCCCGCCGGCGCCGAACCGCCGGTCGGCGCGTGCGTCGCGGGTGTCGCGGACACCGGCCCCGGCGCCAGCAGCGCCGCACACACCCCCAGGACCACCGGCCACATCCGCACACCTCGTCGCATGCGCTCACCGTAGCCAGCACCACTCGCGCAGCGGCGCAGCGCGGACGAACCGCCATCCGATCGGCTCAACCACCGGAGCCGCCCCGCAGGGGGTGCGTCGCGGCATGGGCCGGCTCTCCGTCGACCGGCTCGGGGCGAGTGACCCGACAGGCGTGCGGGCGGCCCTCCCGGGCGGCCCCGGTCCGCGGCCGCCCGTTCGGGCCACCAGCCCGTGGCTGCGGGGCCGCGGCCCGCTACTCCTCGGGGTCGGCGACGTTCAGCGTCAGCTCCGCGGTGTGGAGTTGCCCGGCGGTCTGGAACTGCAGGAAGACCCGCCAGTTCCCGGGCGCCCCGAGCAGGGCCATGAAGGTCAGCGTCGGACCGCCGTGCTCGCCGTCGACCCGGTCCGTCGGGTGGAGGTGGGCCAGCGCCCGGTCGCCCTGGTGGAAGGCGGTGAGGTGGGCGTAGCTGTCCAGGTACGGCTGGAGGTCGGTGACCGGTTGGCCGTCCCGGCTGATGGTGGCGGTCAGCCGGTGCGCACCGGCCATCGGCTCGCTCCGGAGGTCGACGGTGTAGCCGTCCACGGTGGTGCCGCCCGCCGGAGCGGGCAACGGCACCGTCGAGGCCGCGCCGGGCACGGTCACGGTGCGGCTGAGCACGAGTTCGCCGGCGCGCGGGCCGGTGTTCGGCAGGAACGACGTGTACAGCCGCCAGTCGCCGGGGGCGAGGGCGGACAGGTCGGCGGTCCAGGTGCCGTCGGCGGCCATCGTCGGGTGCAGGTGCTGGAAGCCGGTGAGGTCGGAGCGGATCGCGTAGAAGTGCAGCTTCTTGGTCTGGTGCTCGGCGAAGTCGGTGACCGGCCCGCCGTCCGGGCCGGTGATGGTGAACGAGCAGGCCGTCGCCCGGCCGGCGGGCAGCTCCGCGCTCCTGAGGTCCAGGCGGTAGCCGTCCTGTTCGGCGGCGAGGCCCCGTGCGGGCGCGGGCGTCCCGGGCACCCCCGGCATCGCCGCGGGCCCGGCGGTCATCGCTCCGTGGTCCATCCCGGACATCCCGGAGGCCGCCGAGGCCCCCGAGGTGCCCGCGCTCCCGGACGCCACCGCCGGCCCGGACCGCGCGGAGGGGCCGCACGCGACGAGCCCGACGAGCCCGGCGACCAGCAGTGCGGGCACGCAGGACGCCAGTGCCCAACCAGGGGAGAACGAACGAACGGCAGCGGACATCGGCGGGTCCTTCCGGGTGAGCGCGCCGGGACGGCGCTTGGACGAGCAGGTGCCGGGCGGGTTCGGTCGGGCCCGGGTGGCAGAGACCGGGAGTCCCGGGCCGCGGTCCGCGCCGCCGACGGTGCGGCCTCTCACGGGGCGCTCCCTCCTCCTCTCGGGCCGACGGCACGGTGCCGTGCGAGCCGAGGGAACCGGCCGCACCGAACAGGAGACCGGCGAGGGGCGCCGGGATAACCAAAAGTTCGGATCGGGCGCGGAGACCGGCCGGGACGGGCGGGCAGGCTCGTAGGGCCGCGCGGCGCGAGGCCCCCGACAGCACTGCGGGCCGTACCCGCCGATCGGCGGGTACGGCCCGGGTCCCGGACTGCTCGTCTCCGGGAAGGTGCTACGCGCCCCGCCCCGACCGGGCCGTGGCGCGGACGCCGAAGTGGACGTAGCGGCTGCCGTCGGCGAGGGCGTAGAACACCACCGGTATCCACGCGTCCTTCTCGTTGCGGCGACCGGCGTAGACCGTCTTCGCCGGGGTGGCCGAGACCGGGGTCAGGTACCAGGTCAGCGGGTCGAAGGTGCCCGCCAGGCCGTCCGCGCCCTCGTACGTGAGACGCAGGGTGCCGGGGCCGGCGTCGCCGTCGGCGATGGTCATCAGGAAGCCCTCGCGCCGGTAGCTGCCGAGGAACGGTCCCGTCTCCACGGCCACGGGTTCGGCGGCCGGTGCGAACCCGGGCATGGCGACGCCGGCGAGTTCGGCGCAGAGTTCGCGGCAGAGCGTCTCGAAGACCTTGGGCGCGGCGCCGCCGCCGTTGGTCAGCAGGGCGACTGCGAGACCCTTCTCCGGGATGGCGCGCAGGTACGCGAGCTGGCCGAAGGTGCTGCCGTCGTGGCCGAAGCCGCGTGCGCCGTCCCACTCGAACAGGCCCCAGCCGAGGCCCCAGTGGGCGCCGAGGAACCACTGGTCGGGCATCTCGACCTCGCGGGTCAGCATCGCGTCGACCACGGCGGCCGGAAACACCCGCGTGCCGTCCGGCGCCCTGCCGCCGTCCACGAAGACGCGGGCGAACCGGACCACGTCGGCGGCGGTCGCGCTGATCCCGCCGTACGGGCCGGCCGAGCGCGGCAGCATGTTCCAGAGCGGGGTGGGGACCGGGGTCTCCCCCGGGTCGCCCATGTGCCCCATGGCGGCGCGGAAGCGCAGCACCTCCTCGGGCAGGGTCATGGTGTGCTCCAGCCCGAGCGGGGTGAGGAGCAGCTCCCTGAGTGCCTCGTCCCACGTCCCGCCGGTGACCACCTCGACGATCCGGCCGAGGACGTTGTACGCGGTGCTGGAGTAGGACATGGTGACGCCGGGCGGGTTGGTCAGACCGACCGTCCGCACGCCCTCGACGTACCGGGCCAGGCAGTCGTCGCCGCGCCCGGTGTCGTCGACGTGGTCGCCCTCGATGCCGCTGGTGTGGTTGAGCAGCTGGCGCGGCGTGATCGTCCGGGCGGCCCCGGCGTCGGCGAGCGCGAAGTCCGGCAGGACGTCCGCGACCGGTGCGTCGAGGTCCAGCTTCCCGGCGTCGGCGAGCAGGACCACCAGGGCGGCGGTGTAGCCCTTGCTGACGGAACCGATCTGGAACACGGAGTCCGGCGTCACCGCGACGCCGGTACCGGTGTGCAGGATGCCGGCCGCCACCTCGTGGATCTCGCCGTCGGCGAGCACGGCCAGGGCGGCGCCGGGGATCTGGTGGGCGGCCAGGAGCTCGCCGAGCCGGGCCTGCCAGCGGGCGGTGTCGAACGCCGGGGCGGTTTCCGCCACGCCCAGCGCGCGGTTGACCGTCCGGGTCACGTCGCGGTCGGTCGCTTCGAGGATCCTGGCCACCTCCTGGTCGACGAGCTTCGACACGTCTCGGCGCAGGTTTTCCGACATGCTCTCTCCCTCGTGGTCACGGTGGCTCAGCGCGCGGGGTAGGCGGCGTCGGCGGCTAACCCGCGTTCCCGGCGCGGCGGCCGACGAGGCCGGTCAGCGCGCCGACCGTCGTGCGCGGCGCCTGCCGCAGGTCGCGGTCCGGGTGAAGCACCGTGCGGAACGCGGCCCAGGTGAGCGCCCCCAGGACGAAGCCGTAGGCGGAGACCAGCCCGTGGCCGTTCTCCTGGGCGAACCACATCGCCAGCCCGAGCGCGGGCACGCCGAAGGCGAGCAGCCGGTTGATGCGGACCGCCTTGCCGTCCGCGGCCCCGTCGTCCTCGCCACCGGCCCGGCCGAGGCGCTGGTCGGCCCCGCCGTGCAGCAGCAGGGCCGCGGCCAGCGTCGCGCCGAGGAAGTAGGTGGCGCCCGAGCTGCCGGCGAAGTTGCGCGGGTCGGTGCTGTGCGAGGTCTGGCCCCACAGCTTGTCGATCTGCTCGGGCAGCAGGATGCCCGCGGCGAACAGGCCGAGCGTCAGCGGCGCGCCCCAGAACCAGTCGGCGAAGGCCGCGACGACGGCGAGGGTGGCGATGTTCCAGGCCGCGCCGCCGATGCCGCCGTTCTGCATGAAGACCGAGGTGACCACGCGCCACCAGCCGGACTTCGCCGGGTCGGCGTCGAACGCTCCCATCGCCCCCGACCAGCAGAGCTGGAGGGCCACGCCACCGAGCGCGATCGCGGTCAGCGCGACCGCCGCCCAGGGGATCCGCCGCGCGGTCAGCGTGTTCTGGCCGACCAGGGCGAGACCGCCCTTGAACATCAGCACCATCAGTGCCGCCGTGGTCACGTTGAACAGAACGATGTCCATCGTCACCACCCCCCTCCGAGCCGTGTGCGATTTACTGATCATGACAGTAGCGCGGCCCAGGCCATTTTCAAACACTGTTTGAAACCGCTTGGCCCCGCGCAGCACTGACCGGCGTCGACGGGCCCTGCGGGACACCCGGTGGCGGCCCGGGCAAGGGACCATCCGTTGCCCGGGCCGCCGCAGTCGCCGCCGAGGTCACCCCTCGATCGCGTCCGGGATCCACGAGCCGTGCAGCCCGGCGCTCACCCGCTGCGGCAGGTGGACGGTGGCGATCCGGTCCAGGCCGGAGGCGTCCAGGACCAGCAGCTGGGACGCGTCCTGCTTGAGGTCGGACACGACCGTCAGCAGGTAGCCGTCGTCCTCGCGGGTGGCACCGCCGGCGGGCACGAAGACCGCCTCGCTCGGCAGCCGGGCGTCGCCGACCTGGTGGATCCGCCGGGCACCGGTGGTGCGGTCGTACTTGACGACGCCGTAGCCGCCGAAGCCCTGCTCGTCGGGGAAGGAGATGGCGTACTGGTAGCGGTTCTCGGCGCCGAGGTACCGCTCGTTGAGGGTCGGGAACTCCACCGCGAGGTCGTCGATGATCTGCTCGTCGACCGTACCGGCGGCGAGGTCGACCACCCAGCGGCGGGTGAGCGAGCGGGCGACCGGCTCGGTGCCGCGCCCGGGCGCGCCCACCCACCAGTTCCAGGAGAGCCGGAAGCCCTCGCGGTCCACCGTGGGGCCCTCCAGGACGACGCGGCCCCGGCCGTCCTCGTAGGCGTTGCCGACGTGCAGCATGTTGCCCGGCTCGATGGAGAACCAGCGGACGTGGCGGGCCCCGTCGGCGCCGCGCGGCATGATGCCGATGCGGGAGAGCTGGGTGTCGCTCCAGCTGTAGGGGATGCCGGAGTGCTCGGCGGGGTCGAAGGTGACGTTGCCCTCGACGAAGACCACATGGCCGCTGGTGAGCGCGAAGTCGTGCTTGAGCGCGGCACTCGCGCCCGGGACCTCGGCGGTGTGGACGATCTCGCCCTTGGCGTCGGCGACGTGGTACGTCAGGAACGGCGGGAACGGCGAGGAGCTGAAGAAGTGGAGTTCCCCGGTGACCGGGTCCTCCTTGGGGTGCGCGGTCATCGCGGAGGTCAGCTTGCCGCCGAAGTCGTAGGCGCCCACGGTGTCGAGCTCCGGGGTGAGTTCGAAGGGCAGGTTGGCCTCGCAGAGCGCGAGGAGGCGCCCGGCGTGCTCGATGACGTGGGTGCCGGCGGCGCTGGCGGTCAGGTCCGGGCCGTGCTCCGTCATGTAGGGGGCACCGTCCAGGGCGGGGGTGCGCACCCAGCGGTTGCGGTACCACTCGGCGCGGCCGTCCCGCAGCCGGATGCCGTGCACCATGCCGCTGCCCTTGAACCAGTGGGTGGGGGTGACGCCGGGCTTGGGGTTGTGGCCGTTGCGGAGCAGCCGGCCGGTCAGCTCGGGCGGCAGGTGGCCCTCCACGGTCAGGCCGGTGGCGGTGACCTCGTCGACGACGGGGGCGAAGTGACCGGTCAGGTAGGGCTTCTCGGTGCTCATGGCGGGGTTCCTTCTCGGTGGTGACGGGTGGTCGGGGGTGTGGCGGTCGGGGGGGTGTGGTGGACGGGGGGTGTGGTCCTCGGGTCAGCGGCCGGTCAGCGGGAACGGGACGGCCGTCGCCGCCGGCGCTCGGACCGGGCGGCGGGCCAGGTACCCGGCGAGCGCCGCGCTGACGACGAGGACGAGGGCGGAGACGAGGAAGGCGGCCCGGTACCCGCTGGTGAGGGCTGCCGCGTGCGACGCGTGGCCGGCGGCGCCGGCGGTGACCGAACCGGCCAGGGTGGCCAGGGCGGCGAGGCCGATCGCGCCGCCGACCTGTCGGGTGGTGTTGACCAGGCCGCCGGCCAGGCCCGCGTCCTGCGGCGGGACACCGTCGACGGCGAGCGCGGTGAGCTGGACGAAGGCGACGCTCAGACCGAGGCCGACCAGGACGCTCGGGCCGAGGATGTCGGCGAGGTAGCTTCCGTCCGCACTGATCCGTGAGAGCCACAGCAGTCCGGCGGCCTCGGTGAGCAGCGCTGCGGTGACGGTCGCGGTGGCGCCGAGCCGCCGGGCGATCCGGGGCGCCAGCGACGCACCGATCATATTGGCTGCCGCGAGCGGGAGTTGGCCCGCGCCGGTGGCCAGTGGCCCGGATCCGAGCACCTGTTGCTGGTAGAGCGGCAGGAAGAAGAACAGCGCGATCCACACGGATCCCAGCAGCGCCATCAGCAGGTTGCCCGCGGCGACCCGGCCGGTGGTGAGCAGTCGGCGCGGCACCAGCGCGTCGGGGCGGCCGCGTTCGATCACGACGAAGGCCGCGAACAGCGCCGCGGCCGCGCCGAGCGCGCCCAGCACCCGGGTGTCCGTCCACCCGGTGCCGCGTGCGGTGGTCAGGCCCCAGACGAGGCAGGTCAGCGAGAGGGTGACGGTGGCGGTGCCCAGCAGGTCGAACCGCCCGGACCGCGTGCCGGTCTCCGGCGGCACGAGCACCGCCACGGCGGCCAGGACCAGCGCCGTGCCGAGCGCGACCGAGTGGAAGATCCAGGGCCAGCCCCAGGCCTGGGTGAGGACACCGCCCAGCAGGACACCGCCCGCTCCCCCCGCGCCGGAGACCGCGCCCCACACGCCCAGCGCCCGGCCGCGCCCGGGTCCGGAGGGGAACTGACCCATCACCAGGGCGAGCGCGGCCGGCGCGATCGCGGCGGCGGCGAGGCCCTGCGCCGCGCGGGCGGCGATCAGTACGCCCGGGGTGGTGGCCAGGCCGGCCGCCAGCGAGGCCGCCACGAACAGCCCGAGGCCGGACATCAGCACCCGGCGGCGGCCGAGGAGGTCGCCCGCCCGGCCGCCGGCCAGGAGCAGCGCCCCGAAGGCCAGGCCGTAGGCGTTGACCACCCAGGTGGTCCCGCCCTCCGACAGGCCGACGCCGGTGCGGATCTGCGGGAGGGCCACGTTCACGATCGAGGTGGCGAGCATGACGGTGAACTGGGCCGCCGCGAGCGCCGCGAGGGCGGCTCCCGGCCGGGTGGCCCGGGGTCCGGCCCGGTCGGTGTGCGTGTGTGCATCGGTCATGGGCACAGACTCGTGCGGAGCGTTGTCCACTCTCCAGGGCCGGCGGGGACGGGGACTGTTCACTCCTGTCCACCGCTGTCCACCCGGGCCGAGCCGCGGCCGGGCCCGACCCGGGGGGCACAGGGGCGCAGGCGGGGGTGCGCCCTGCGCGGGGACGCGGTAACGCGCGGGCGCGGGGATGGCGTCGGACACCGCGACGGACGGCGGGTATCCGCCAAGCTGTCCAGCCCCGGCGGCGGTTTCCGGTCCTGATGGCGGGCCCCCGCGGTGGCGCCCGCGCCGCACCTCCCGCCCGCGCCGCCCCGTCCGGAGCACCGCCGCCGCTCCGGCGCGCGGCCGGAGCCGCCGGCCGAGGGGGGCGCCGACGTGCCTGTTCGCGGCGAATCCCGTGATTCCGGTCCGGGCGGGCGACGGTGCGGGGGCACGGAGCGGACCCGGGTGGGGCGGTCCGGCCGGAGGATGGCCGATTCCCTTCGGTGCGGGCCGATGTGATGGTGATTCAACTCTGGAATCCGTGCGGTTGCGTTCGATTGTGTTTACTGTTGGCGCATCGGGCTGCGGGTGTTCGGAACCCCCGCTGCAGTGCCGCAGCGGAGCCCCCGTCATGACCTTCCAGGATGACCGAACCGTCGGCGGTTCCAGCCCTGAGACGAACCCAGACCTGAGCGAACAGCGCCACCTTGTTCGAGCGAAATCAAACAGACTCGCACAGAGGAGATGTCGCATGTCCACCCCTCATATCTCACCGAGGACGGCGACCACGGCCCTGGTGACCGTCGTCCTACCCTGCTTCAACGAGGAATCGGTGCTCCGCGCGACCCACGCCCGGCTGACCCGCGCGCTGCGGCCGGGCCGCCGCGTGACGTACGAGATCGTCTACGTCGACGACGGCAGCACCGACGGCACCTGGTCGCTGCTGGAGGAGTTCGCGGCCGCCTCCGACGGCGTCCGGGCCCTGCGGCTGAGCCGGAACTTCGGCCACCAGGCCGGCTGCCTGGCAGGGCTGCGGGAGGCGGCCGGGGACGCGGTCGTGCTCATCGACGCGGACCTCCAGGACCCGCCCGAGCTCATCCCCGAACTGGTCTCCCGCTGGTGGGACGGCTGGTCGGTGGTCTCGGCCCGGCGCACCGGCCGGCTGGGCGAGGGGGTCGCCAAGCGGGCCTCGGCGTTCGCCTACTACCGCCTGCTGCAGGGCATCTCCGGCCATCCGGTGGCCCTGGACACCGGTGACTTCCGGCTGCTCGACCGCGCCGTGGTCGACCTGCTCGACGGCATGGCCGACCACGAGCTCTTCCTGCGCGGGGCGGTCAGCTGGACCGGCCTGCCGGAGACCTCGGTCGAGTACCGCCGCGACCCGCGGGCCTCGGGCGAGTCCAAGTACACGCTGCGCAAGATGCTCGAACTCTCCCGTCGCGGCATCATCTCCGGTTCGGCCGTGCCGGTCCGGGCGACCACCGCGGTCGGCCTCACCGCGATGACCTCCGGCGCCGGTCTCGGCCTGCTCCGGCGCGACCCGAGGACCGCGTGGTCGGCCTTCGCCTTCGGAGCCCAGGCGATCGCCCTCGGCATCCTCGGCGAGTACGTGAACGCCACGCTGCGGCACGTCCAGGACCGCCCGCCCTACGTCGTCCGGGAACGCATCGACCCCGTGCCGAGGGCCCACCTGCCCGCGGCGGCGGCCGTCTCGGGGGTGGCCCGATGACCACCACCGTCGACACCACGCCCGCCCCGGCGGCGCTCGGCCCCGAGGAGCCGGTCGACACCGTGATCGTCGGCGCCGGCTTCACCGGCCTGTCCGCCGCGCTGGAGCTCGCCGCCCGGGGGCACCGCGTCCGCGTCCTGGAGGCGGAGGACGAAGTCGGCGGCCTCGCGGCCTCGTTCGACGTCGGCGGCCGCGACCTGGAGCGCTTCTACCACCACTGGTTCTCCTCCGACACCGACATCCTGCGGCTCTGCGAGGAGCTGGGCATCGCCGACGCCGTGGAGCCGCACCTGACCCGTACCGGCCTGTACTACGCCAACTCCATCTTCAAGCTCTCCAAGCCGATCGACGTGCTGCGGTTCACCCCGCTCGCCCTCGGCGACCGGATCCGGCTCGGGCTGCTGGCCCTGCGCGCCGGCCGGGTGCGCAACTGGCGGGAGCTGGAGCACCGCACGGCCGAGGAGTGGCTGATCTCGCTGGGCGGCCGCCGGGTCTACGAGGTGGTCTGGCGCCCGCTGCTGGAGGGCAAGTTCGGCGCCCACGCGTCGCAGGTCGGCGCCACCTGGATGTGGACCAAGCTGCACCTGCGCGGCGGCAGCCGCACCAAGTCCGGCAGCGAGACGCTGTACTACCTGCGGGGCGGCAGCAAGGCGCTGCTCTCCGCCCTGGTCGACCGCCTGACCGCGCTCGGGGTGGACCTGCGCACCGGCGTCCCGGTCGACGCCCTGCACGCGGACGGGCGCGGCCTGACCGCGGTGTCGGCCGGCGGCCGGCTGCACCCGGCCCGCCAGGTGCTGGTCACCACCGCCCCCGAACAGACCGCCCGCCTGCTGGCGACGCCCGGGGCCGACCATCCGGCCGTCCCGGCGCTGACCAGGCAGCTGCGGCAGATCCGGTACCTGGCCAACGTCTGCCTGGTGCTGGAGAACAACCGGCGGCTCTCCGACACCTACTGGCTGAACGTCAACGACCCGGCCTTCCCGTACGTCGGGGTCATCGAGCACACCAACATGGACGACCCCGGGCGCTACGGCGGCCGCCACGTCGTCTACCTGTCCAAGTACCTGCCCGCCGACGCGGAGCTCTACCGGATGAGCGACCGGGAGGTCTTCGAGTACAGCCTGCCGCACCTGCGGCGGATGTTCCCCGGCTTCGACCGGAGCTGGGTCGAGGGCTACCACGTCTGGCGCGCCGAGTACGCCCAGCCGGTCGTCACCCCCGGCTACACCCGCACCATGCCGCCGCTGCGGACCCGCGTC of the Kitasatospora sp. NBC_01246 genome contains:
- a CDS encoding carotenoid oxygenase family protein; protein product: MSTEKPYLTGHFAPVVDEVTATGLTVEGHLPPELTGRLLRNGHNPKPGVTPTHWFKGSGMVHGIRLRDGRAEWYRNRWVRTPALDGAPYMTEHGPDLTASAAGTHVIEHAGRLLALCEANLPFELTPELDTVGAYDFGGKLTSAMTAHPKEDPVTGELHFFSSSPFPPFLTYHVADAKGEIVHTAEVPGASAALKHDFALTSGHVVFVEGNVTFDPAEHSGIPYSWSDTQLSRIGIMPRGADGARHVRWFSIEPGNMLHVGNAYEDGRGRVVLEGPTVDREGFRLSWNWWVGAPGRGTEPVARSLTRRWVVDLAAGTVDEQIIDDLAVEFPTLNERYLGAENRYQYAISFPDEQGFGGYGVVKYDRTTGARRIHQVGDARLPSEAVFVPAGGATREDDGYLLTVVSDLKQDASQLLVLDASGLDRIATVHLPQRVSAGLHGSWIPDAIEG
- a CDS encoding MFS transporter: MTDAHTHTDRAGPRATRPGAALAALAAAQFTVMLATSIVNVALPQIRTGVGLSEGGTTWVVNAYGLAFGALLLAGGRAGDLLGRRRVLMSGLGLFVAASLAAGLATTPGVLIAARAAQGLAAAAIAPAALALVMGQFPSGPGRGRALGVWGAVSGAGGAGGVLLGGVLTQAWGWPWIFHSVALGTALVLAAVAVLVPPETGTRSGRFDLLGTATVTLSLTCLVWGLTTARGTGWTDTRVLGALGAAAALFAAFVVIERGRPDALVPRRLLTTGRVAAGNLLMALLGSVWIALFFFLPLYQQQVLGSGPLATGAGQLPLAAANMIGASLAPRIARRLGATATVTAALLTEAAGLLWLSRISADGSYLADILGPSVLVGLGLSVAFVQLTALAVDGVPPQDAGLAGGLVNTTRQVGGAIGLAALATLAGSVTAGAAGHASHAAALTSGYRAAFLVSALVLVVSAALAGYLARRPVRAPAATAVPFPLTGR
- a CDS encoding glycosyltransferase family 2 protein — encoded protein: MSTPHISPRTATTALVTVVLPCFNEESVLRATHARLTRALRPGRRVTYEIVYVDDGSTDGTWSLLEEFAAASDGVRALRLSRNFGHQAGCLAGLREAAGDAVVLIDADLQDPPELIPELVSRWWDGWSVVSARRTGRLGEGVAKRASAFAYYRLLQGISGHPVALDTGDFRLLDRAVVDLLDGMADHELFLRGAVSWTGLPETSVEYRRDPRASGESKYTLRKMLELSRRGIISGSAVPVRATTAVGLTAMTSGAGLGLLRRDPRTAWSAFAFGAQAIALGILGEYVNATLRHVQDRPPYVVRERIDPVPRAHLPAAAAVSGVAR
- a CDS encoding NAD(P)/FAD-dependent oxidoreductase, with product MTTTVDTTPAPAALGPEEPVDTVIVGAGFTGLSAALELAARGHRVRVLEAEDEVGGLAASFDVGGRDLERFYHHWFSSDTDILRLCEELGIADAVEPHLTRTGLYYANSIFKLSKPIDVLRFTPLALGDRIRLGLLALRAGRVRNWRELEHRTAEEWLISLGGRRVYEVVWRPLLEGKFGAHASQVGATWMWTKLHLRGGSRTKSGSETLYYLRGGSKALLSALVDRLTALGVDLRTGVPVDALHADGRGLTAVSAGGRLHPARQVLVTTAPEQTARLLATPGADHPAVPALTRQLRQIRYLANVCLVLENNRRLSDTYWLNVNDPAFPYVGVIEHTNMDDPGRYGGRHVVYLSKYLPADAELYRMSDREVFEYSLPHLRRMFPGFDRSWVEGYHVWRAEYAQPVVTPGYTRTMPPLRTRVPGLYLAGMAQVFPEDRGTNYAVRGGRQAALLMAEHLQHAVRERPQPSPERGRRQETNPNTDGAAHE